From a single Oncorhynchus nerka isolate Pitt River linkage group LG11, Oner_Uvic_2.0, whole genome shotgun sequence genomic region:
- the LOC115136838 gene encoding FRAS1-related extracellular matrix protein 2-like isoform X2, whose protein sequence is MRRSLQPTQVAQVRDYSGTYTVKLLPCTSPPSLEYSLPPVCNPREPVTFDLDIRFQQVSDPVAAEFSLNTQMLLLSKRSLWLSDGSMGFGQESDTAFSQGDMIYGRVMVDPVQNLGDSFICNIEKVFLCTGADGYVPKYNPNNNEYGCLADAPSLLYRFKIIDKAQPETQARSFGNVGFRALLAVDDPQALALVRQPGSDGFSMDSTALFQVSAGREWFIHTIYTVRSRENANRGIGKRSLEYHTLIQHSSMSAGGHSLTQHSSMAAGGHSLTQHSSMAAGGHSLTQHSSMDRETQRQTMAAGGPSQSQSQSRSRRSANGVPDLTEDIGLDNNRGTNILHISLDLSRQRRTSPDREVLTQGVVPRELNHPVESEDGLVLIIGILVGLLLTILIIIVIVLTIRSRQEKKKIEVPTATSCSTEPMITSGFTSGGLDSSEV, encoded by the exons atgagacggagtctacaacccacacaagtggctcag gtgCGTGACTACTCAGGTACCTACACAGTGAAGCTGCTGCCCTGTACCTCTCCCCCCAGTCTGGAGTACTCCCTGCCTCCTGTCTGTAACCCCAGAGAACCTGTCACCTTCGACCTGGACATACGCTTCCAGCAG GTGAGTGACCCGGTTGCGGCTGAGTTCAGTCTGAACACTCAGATGTTGCTACTGTCTAAAAGATCTCTGTGGCTGTCTGATGGATCCATGGGCTTCGGACAGGAGAGCGACACCGCCTTCTCACAAG GGGATATGATCTATGGCAGAGTGATGGTGGATCCAGTCCAGAACCTGGGAGATTCCTTTATCTGTAACATAGAGAAGGTGTTCCTGTGCACCGGCGCGGATGGATACGTGCCCAAGTACAACCCCAACAACAATGAGTATGGCTGTCTGGCTGATGCTCCCTCGCTGCTCTACAGATTCAAGATCATC gataAGGCCCAGCCAGAGACCCAGGCCAGGTCGTTTGGTAACGTGGGGTTCAGGGCTCTGCTGGCTGTAGACGACCCTCAGGCCCTGGCCCTGGTCAGACAGCCTGGATCTGACGGCTTCAGCATGGACTCTACAGCACTGTTCCAG GTGTCAGCAGGGAGAGAGTGGTTCATCCACACCATCTACACCGTCCGCTCcagagagaatgccaacagggGCATCGGGAAGAGAAGTCTGGAGTACCACACACTCATCCAGCACAGCAGTATGTCTGCAGGAGGCCACTCCCTGACCCAACACAGCAGCATGGCTGCAGGAGGCCACTCCCTGACCCAACACAGCAGTATGGCTGCAGGAGGCCACTCCCTGACCCAACACAGCAGCATGGACAGAGAAACCCAGCGTCAAACTATGGCTGCAGGAGGAccgtcccagtcccagtcccagtctcgcTCCAGGCGGTCAGCAAACGGGGTGCCAGACCTAACAGAGGACATCGGCCTGGACAACAACCGTGGCACCAACATTCTCCATATCTCCCTGGACCTTAGCCGCCAGCGCCGCACCAGCCCTGACCGGGAGGTCCTCACTCAGGGTGTGGTGCCCAGGGAGCTGAACCATCCTGTGGAGAGCGAGGACGGCCTGGTCTTGATCATAGGGATCCTGGTGGGCCTCCTCCtcaccatcctcatcatcatcgtcatagTGCTAACCATACGGTCCAGACAGGAAAAGAAGAAGATAGAGGTTCCCACGGCAACGTCATGCTCCACTGAGCCCATGATAACATCAGGGTTCACTAGCGGTGGCTTGGACAGCTCAGAGgtctga
- the LOC115136838 gene encoding FRAS1-related extracellular matrix protein 2-like isoform X1, translated as MRINEQGRLVVNFRTEARFRGLFVISHSASSLSSMVMCADHPGVTFNLSLVRSEPTYNQPMQQWTFTSDFAVRDYSGTYTVKLLPCTSPPSLEYSLPPVCNPREPVTFDLDIRFQQVSDPVAAEFSLNTQMLLLSKRSLWLSDGSMGFGQESDTAFSQGDMIYGRVMVDPVQNLGDSFICNIEKVFLCTGADGYVPKYNPNNNEYGCLADAPSLLYRFKIIDKAQPETQARSFGNVGFRALLAVDDPQALALVRQPGSDGFSMDSTALFQVSAGREWFIHTIYTVRSRENANRGIGKRSLEYHTLIQHSSMSAGGHSLTQHSSMAAGGHSLTQHSSMAAGGHSLTQHSSMDRETQRQTMAAGGPSQSQSQSRSRRSANGVPDLTEDIGLDNNRGTNILHISLDLSRQRRTSPDREVLTQGVVPRELNHPVESEDGLVLIIGILVGLLLTILIIIVIVLTIRSRQEKKKIEVPTATSCSTEPMITSGFTSGGLDSSEV; from the exons ATGCGTATCAACGAACAGGGTCGTCTGGTGGTCAACTTCAGAACAGAGGCTCGATTCAGAGGACTGTTTGTCATATCACACTCTG CGTCCTCTCTGTCGTCCATGGTGATGTGTGCGGACCACCCTGGGGTGACCTTTAACCTCAGCCTGGTGAGGAGCGAGCCCACCTACAACCAGCCCATGCAGCAGTGGACCTTTACATCAGACTTCGCT gtgCGTGACTACTCAGGTACCTACACAGTGAAGCTGCTGCCCTGTACCTCTCCCCCCAGTCTGGAGTACTCCCTGCCTCCTGTCTGTAACCCCAGAGAACCTGTCACCTTCGACCTGGACATACGCTTCCAGCAG GTGAGTGACCCGGTTGCGGCTGAGTTCAGTCTGAACACTCAGATGTTGCTACTGTCTAAAAGATCTCTGTGGCTGTCTGATGGATCCATGGGCTTCGGACAGGAGAGCGACACCGCCTTCTCACAAG GGGATATGATCTATGGCAGAGTGATGGTGGATCCAGTCCAGAACCTGGGAGATTCCTTTATCTGTAACATAGAGAAGGTGTTCCTGTGCACCGGCGCGGATGGATACGTGCCCAAGTACAACCCCAACAACAATGAGTATGGCTGTCTGGCTGATGCTCCCTCGCTGCTCTACAGATTCAAGATCATC gataAGGCCCAGCCAGAGACCCAGGCCAGGTCGTTTGGTAACGTGGGGTTCAGGGCTCTGCTGGCTGTAGACGACCCTCAGGCCCTGGCCCTGGTCAGACAGCCTGGATCTGACGGCTTCAGCATGGACTCTACAGCACTGTTCCAG GTGTCAGCAGGGAGAGAGTGGTTCATCCACACCATCTACACCGTCCGCTCcagagagaatgccaacagggGCATCGGGAAGAGAAGTCTGGAGTACCACACACTCATCCAGCACAGCAGTATGTCTGCAGGAGGCCACTCCCTGACCCAACACAGCAGCATGGCTGCAGGAGGCCACTCCCTGACCCAACACAGCAGTATGGCTGCAGGAGGCCACTCCCTGACCCAACACAGCAGCATGGACAGAGAAACCCAGCGTCAAACTATGGCTGCAGGAGGAccgtcccagtcccagtcccagtctcgcTCCAGGCGGTCAGCAAACGGGGTGCCAGACCTAACAGAGGACATCGGCCTGGACAACAACCGTGGCACCAACATTCTCCATATCTCCCTGGACCTTAGCCGCCAGCGCCGCACCAGCCCTGACCGGGAGGTCCTCACTCAGGGTGTGGTGCCCAGGGAGCTGAACCATCCTGTGGAGAGCGAGGACGGCCTGGTCTTGATCATAGGGATCCTGGTGGGCCTCCTCCtcaccatcctcatcatcatcgtcatagTGCTAACCATACGGTCCAGACAGGAAAAGAAGAAGATAGAGGTTCCCACGGCAACGTCATGCTCCACTGAGCCCATGATAACATCAGGGTTCACTAGCGGTGGCTTGGACAGCTCAGAGgtctga